Proteins from a single region of Candidatus Neomarinimicrobiota bacterium:
- a CDS encoding GxxExxY protein — MTELLYQDLTKKIRQAAYDVHSYFGAGFLEKVYENALVYELKKSGVSCISQRKIDVYYEDKIVGEYYADILVERKIIIELKTVADIQKIHLAQLKNYLKATQFKLGLLINFGSSKLQFKRVVL; from the coding sequence ATGACTGAATTGCTCTATCAGGATTTAACGAAGAAAATTCGGCAGGCGGCGTACGACGTCCACTCATATTTTGGCGCCGGTTTTCTGGAAAAGGTGTACGAAAATGCATTGGTTTACGAGTTGAAAAAGTCGGGAGTATCCTGCATATCTCAGAGAAAGATAGACGTATATTACGAGGACAAAATCGTCGGAGAATATTATGCCGATATTTTAGTCGAGCGCAAAATTATAATCGAATTAAAGACGGTTGCAGATATCCAAAAAATCCATTTGGCGCAATTGAAGAACTATTTGAAGGCTACGCAGTTCAAACTGGGATTATTGATCAATTTCGGTAGCAGTAAGTTACAGTTCAAACGAGTGGTCTTATGA
- a CDS encoding ABC transporter permease has product MFKIAFRNIFRQKRRTILTMLTMFGGFVLSAFSIGYADGTYSYIIDLFTRNQMGHVQIHQGNYLDRPSLYKTIEDYVNVGDTVQAVDRVQEWAPRLYSSGLASVGDKTAGVRAIGVDPQLEHAATDFRDKVKQGRYLSDEPSHEVMLGTGLADILNAEVGDTTVIVSQGADGSIANDLYHVVGIVDRGDQMENRTGYFLHLKDAQELFVLPNQVHEIIVVANSIHGVREIARTIDGALNNENLQVKPWMEIARTFYKTMMADQQGMWIMLFVIILIVAIGVLNTVLMSVLERTREYGVLKAMGTRPNEVFRMVLYEVSIMAVFSVILGALLAIGLNSYFSIHGIPLPTPLDWGGIQINWMYTENSLRSITLPTITVIITALIVSVFPAIKAARIAPAQAMRMH; this is encoded by the coding sequence ATGTTTAAAATTGCCTTCAGAAATATTTTCCGGCAGAAGCGCCGCACGATTCTGACCATGTTGACCATGTTCGGTGGTTTTGTGCTGTCGGCGTTTTCTATCGGATATGCCGACGGGACCTATTCCTATATCATCGATCTGTTTACCCGGAATCAGATGGGACACGTCCAGATTCATCAGGGCAATTACCTGGACCGGCCTTCCCTGTATAAAACCATCGAAGATTACGTAAACGTAGGCGATACTGTTCAGGCCGTTGATCGGGTGCAGGAATGGGCGCCGCGACTCTATTCCTCGGGGCTGGCGTCAGTCGGAGATAAAACCGCCGGTGTACGCGCGATCGGCGTTGATCCGCAGCTGGAGCATGCGGCCACGGATTTCCGGGATAAGGTCAAACAGGGGCGCTACCTCTCGGACGAACCCTCCCACGAGGTGATGTTGGGTACAGGTCTCGCGGATATACTAAACGCTGAAGTCGGCGATACCACAGTCATCGTATCCCAGGGAGCTGACGGTTCCATCGCCAACGATCTGTACCACGTTGTGGGCATTGTCGACCGGGGCGACCAGATGGAAAATCGGACGGGCTATTTTCTCCATTTGAAGGATGCGCAGGAGCTGTTTGTCCTGCCGAACCAGGTACATGAGATCATCGTAGTCGCCAACAGTATCCATGGCGTCCGGGAGATAGCCAGAACCATCGACGGCGCACTCAACAACGAAAACCTGCAGGTCAAACCGTGGATGGAGATCGCCAGAACCTTTTATAAAACCATGATGGCCGACCAGCAGGGGATGTGGATTATGCTCTTCGTTATCATCCTCATCGTGGCCATTGGTGTATTGAATACGGTACTGATGTCCGTACTGGAACGGACCCGTGAGTACGGCGTGCTAAAAGCCATGGGCACCCGGCCCAATGAGGTATTCAGAATGGTCCTGTACGAAGTGTCCATAATGGCCGTGTTTAGTGTGATACTCGGCGCATTGCTGGCTATAGGACTGAACTCCTATTTCTCCATTCACGGCATCCCGCTGCCCACGCCGCTGGACTGGGGTGGCATCCAGATCAATTGGATGTATACGGAGAACAGTCTGCGAAGTATTACGCTACCGACAATCACCGTGATCATCACTGCGCTGATCGTCAGCGTTTTTCCCGCAATTAAGGCGGCGAGAATTGCACCGGCGCAAGCCATGAGAATGCACTAG
- a CDS encoding FtsX-like permease family protein, with protein sequence MGIFIKLAWRNLFRNSRRTILASLAIGVGLAALIFTDALVKGMEDNMIQSATASFLGEGQIHREGYRKTQEVEMTIANLDTVIRQLDNSDIVAEYTRRMMSFGMATSPSNVQAVNIVGVDPAQEQPLSQIDEAVVEGNYFIGNNSRDILIGKELAEILKVELGKRLVVTLAEAETGDLVQEMFRISGIFRFGIDEMDRGMAFIRLPKAQSMLGLQGEAHEIAIKFSQQGIGQDQDNPFWRQFSKYGNEALGWIELQPQLASMMEYSRFSTFFVGIILFGVVVLGIINTLFMSLHERMFEFGVLRAVGTKPVEMGKLIVYEAAALSVVSIIVGIVLGYLITWITMVNGIDYTGIQFAGVTFRKMLYPVMTWRQFVEYPVYVFLFTSITGLYPAWYAARMQPAEAMRKSF encoded by the coding sequence ATGGGCATATTTATCAAACTGGCGTGGCGTAATCTCTTTCGGAATAGTCGCCGGACCATCCTGGCGAGTCTGGCCATCGGGGTGGGACTGGCGGCGCTAATCTTCACCGATGCGCTGGTCAAAGGCATGGAAGACAATATGATCCAGTCCGCCACTGCATCGTTTCTCGGCGAGGGACAAATCCACCGGGAAGGCTACCGCAAAACCCAGGAAGTGGAAATGACCATCGCCAACCTGGACACGGTCATCCGGCAGCTGGACAATTCGGATATCGTGGCAGAATACACCAGGCGAATGATGTCTTTCGGTATGGCGACCTCGCCGTCCAATGTGCAGGCTGTCAACATTGTGGGGGTGGATCCTGCGCAGGAACAGCCCCTCTCACAAATTGATGAAGCTGTTGTGGAGGGTAATTATTTTATAGGAAATAATTCCAGAGATATCCTGATCGGTAAAGAGCTGGCGGAAATTCTGAAGGTTGAGCTGGGCAAGCGCCTGGTGGTAACCCTGGCGGAGGCGGAAACCGGTGACCTGGTCCAGGAGATGTTTCGCATTTCCGGGATCTTCCGGTTCGGCATCGATGAAATGGACCGTGGGATGGCGTTTATCCGTCTGCCCAAGGCGCAATCAATGTTGGGACTCCAGGGTGAAGCACACGAAATTGCTATTAAATTTTCGCAGCAGGGTATCGGGCAGGATCAGGATAATCCGTTCTGGAGGCAGTTCTCGAAATACGGCAACGAAGCCCTTGGATGGATCGAACTGCAGCCGCAACTGGCATCCATGATGGAATATTCCCGGTTCAGTACGTTCTTCGTTGGAATAATCCTGTTCGGCGTGGTGGTGCTCGGCATCATCAATACGCTGTTTATGTCGCTCCATGAACGGATGTTTGAGTTTGGCGTTCTCAGGGCTGTTGGCACCAAACCGGTCGAAATGGGAAAACTTATCGTGTACGAGGCGGCGGCGCTCTCGGTGGTAAGTATTATAGTCGGTATAGTACTTGGTTATCTTATTACGTGGATTACCATGGTAAACGGCATCGACTATACCGGAATCCAGTTTGCCGGCGTCACCTTCCGGAAGATGCTCTATCCGGTGATGACTTGGCGCCAGTTCGTGGAATACCCGGTTTACGTATTCCTGTTCACGTCAATAACCGGACTCTATCCGGCTTGGTATGCTGCCCGGATGCAGCCGGCGGAGGCGATGCGGAAAAGCTTCTGA
- a CDS encoding ABC transporter ATP-binding protein translates to MTSSQTDNVIVTDGVEKTYEDNGVAVHAVRGIDLTIKKGEFTAIVGPSGSGKTTFLNVVSGLDTASKGKIWLDGNLVSEMSGKELSDFRRDHIGFIFQAYNLIPVLSVEENVEYIMLLQGVPKEKRHHRVLDILGQVGLSGFEDRLPTKLSGGQQQRVAVARAMVAQPSMILADEPTANLDSETGSELLDMMRDLNEQTGMTFVFSTHDELIMERARRLVRLKDGQVDSDEVRS, encoded by the coding sequence ATGACCTCATCACAAACCGACAACGTCATCGTCACAGATGGCGTGGAGAAGACCTACGAAGATAACGGCGTGGCTGTTCACGCTGTACGGGGGATCGATCTGACTATAAAAAAGGGCGAATTCACCGCCATCGTCGGTCCATCCGGTTCCGGGAAGACCACTTTTTTGAATGTCGTCTCCGGTCTGGATACCGCTTCGAAGGGCAAAATCTGGCTGGACGGGAATCTGGTTTCAGAGATGAGCGGGAAAGAGCTCTCCGACTTCCGCCGGGATCACATCGGGTTTATCTTCCAGGCGTACAATCTGATTCCGGTCCTCTCTGTGGAGGAGAACGTCGAGTATATCATGTTGCTTCAGGGCGTGCCCAAGGAGAAACGCCATCACCGGGTCCTGGATATCCTCGGCCAGGTCGGGCTGTCCGGCTTCGAAGATCGACTCCCCACAAAACTCTCCGGTGGACAGCAACAGCGCGTGGCAGTAGCCCGGGCGATGGTGGCGCAGCCCTCCATGATTCTCGCTGACGAGCCGACCGCCAACCTGGATAGCGAGACAGGCTCCGAACTGCTGGACATGATGCGTGACCTGAACGAACAGACCGGCATGACCTTCGTCTTTTCAACCCACGACGAACTCATTATGGAGCGGGCCCGGCGGCTGGTCAGGCTCAAGGATGGCCAGGTGGACAGTGATGAAGTCCGGAGTTAA
- a CDS encoding M1 family metallopeptidase: MACNYSKYDQHLEQMLSEMLNDQNSSGRQPFELPGTPRQYAPDREVDVTHIKLTLSFEINNQIMFGECETQFTAIRDDLSRLTLDAAEMEIRSVRDSAGTSLEFEHTGSKLIINLPEKLEAGGESTVLVEYKVVEPRLGLYFVLPDDDYPDKPVQVWTQGQDEDSKYWFPCFDYPNEKASSEIIVTVDEKYFALSNGKLLETTHNKESGEKTYHWKQEIPHVSYLISLVVGEYVEHTDYYEDIPVSYYVAPGMEEEGARSFGKTPDMVKFFSEKLNFKYPYEKYAQIAVEDFVFGGMENTTATTQTALTLHDERAHLDFESEPLVAHELAHQWFGDLLTCKEWNHAWLNEGFATYFEALYREHDKGDDEFRYALHENATRYFGEDSKKYRRPIVVDKYREPIDVFDRHLYEKGSLVLHMLRCELGDETFWDVMHHYVTKHQQQNVETIDLIRAIEDVTGRNMKKFFDQWVFGAGYPELEVNYTWNPDENGDSGTAKVIVKQTHEIEDDTPLFDFPVEIRFVLPKDEVSESLRINEKEQVFYFNLEQKPEQFLFDPEYWILKQTKLQVPQELLLSQLMNATDVMARIDAAQALKKDPSAKVVDALGKALQEEEFWGVQAEIAKVLGGVKTTRARDHLISALDLEHPKTRRAVVQALGNYHDAETAEALSPLAKSDPSYFVESSANTSLGKTRADGVYEILKSSLGKESFNEVIRSGVFNGFAELKNDEAIGELVSFTQRGKSPLARAAAAVTLGKMGEDDDTAKRRLLDLLTPEEHFRVKMSVLAGLQHLSDLGTVTKLKDYAEQEGNGMLKRTALLAARTIQKGQQQSKAVKELQDEVEKLRTERMSLVDRLEKIESQLNNEKEK, from the coding sequence ATGGCCTGCAATTATTCCAAGTACGATCAGCACCTAGAGCAAATGCTGTCGGAGATGCTAAATGACCAAAATAGCTCCGGGCGGCAGCCCTTCGAACTGCCCGGGACACCAAGGCAGTATGCGCCGGACCGGGAGGTGGATGTTACCCACATTAAACTCACTCTGTCCTTTGAAATCAACAACCAAATCATGTTCGGCGAATGCGAAACACAATTTACCGCCATCCGGGACGATTTGTCGCGGTTAACGCTCGACGCGGCGGAAATGGAAATCCGGTCGGTCCGCGATTCCGCCGGAACATCTCTGGAATTTGAGCACACCGGATCCAAACTTATTATTAATCTGCCAGAGAAGTTAGAGGCCGGAGGCGAGTCCACAGTTCTCGTCGAATACAAAGTGGTTGAACCCCGGCTGGGACTCTATTTCGTCCTCCCGGATGATGATTATCCGGACAAGCCGGTGCAGGTCTGGACCCAGGGTCAGGATGAAGACTCCAAGTACTGGTTCCCGTGCTTCGATTATCCCAATGAAAAGGCCTCCAGCGAAATCATTGTCACCGTGGACGAAAAATATTTCGCGCTCTCCAACGGAAAACTCCTGGAGACGACTCATAATAAGGAATCCGGCGAGAAAACCTATCACTGGAAGCAGGAAATTCCTCACGTGTCATACCTCATCAGTCTGGTGGTGGGCGAGTACGTGGAACACACCGATTATTACGAGGATATTCCTGTTTCTTATTATGTGGCACCCGGCATGGAAGAAGAGGGTGCACGCTCGTTCGGGAAGACGCCGGATATGGTCAAATTTTTCTCGGAGAAGCTGAATTTTAAATATCCGTACGAAAAATATGCCCAGATCGCTGTGGAAGACTTTGTTTTCGGCGGGATGGAAAACACCACGGCGACCACCCAGACCGCGCTGACGCTCCATGACGAGCGGGCACACCTGGATTTTGAGAGTGAGCCGCTTGTAGCGCACGAACTGGCGCATCAGTGGTTCGGCGACCTGCTCACCTGTAAAGAATGGAACCATGCCTGGCTAAATGAGGGTTTTGCTACCTATTTCGAGGCGCTCTATCGAGAGCACGATAAGGGCGATGATGAGTTTCGGTACGCCCTGCATGAGAACGCCACCCGGTATTTTGGTGAGGATTCCAAAAAATATCGCCGGCCAATTGTGGTTGATAAATACCGGGAACCCATCGATGTGTTTGATCGGCATCTCTATGAAAAAGGTTCGCTGGTGCTTCACATGCTTCGATGCGAACTGGGTGACGAGACCTTTTGGGATGTAATGCACCATTACGTTACAAAGCACCAACAGCAGAATGTGGAGACCATTGATCTCATCCGGGCGATTGAGGATGTAACCGGCCGTAATATGAAGAAATTTTTCGACCAGTGGGTATTCGGCGCCGGCTATCCTGAGCTGGAGGTGAATTACACCTGGAATCCGGATGAAAATGGCGATTCGGGGACGGCAAAGGTCATTGTGAAACAGACACATGAAATCGAGGATGACACCCCGCTATTCGACTTTCCGGTGGAGATACGGTTTGTGCTGCCAAAGGATGAAGTCTCCGAGTCTCTCAGGATCAATGAAAAAGAACAGGTTTTCTATTTTAATCTTGAGCAGAAGCCGGAGCAGTTTCTGTTCGATCCGGAGTACTGGATACTTAAGCAGACAAAACTCCAGGTGCCGCAGGAACTGCTGCTTTCCCAGTTGATGAACGCCACCGATGTAATGGCCCGGATAGATGCAGCGCAGGCGTTGAAAAAGGATCCGTCGGCAAAGGTCGTGGATGCGTTGGGGAAGGCATTGCAGGAGGAAGAATTTTGGGGGGTGCAGGCGGAAATCGCCAAGGTTCTGGGAGGAGTAAAAACGACCAGAGCACGAGACCATCTCATCTCCGCCTTAGATCTCGAGCACCCTAAGACCCGTCGGGCGGTAGTTCAGGCGCTGGGGAATTACCATGATGCAGAGACGGCAGAGGCCTTGAGTCCGCTGGCGAAATCCGATCCCAGTTATTTCGTCGAATCGTCGGCCAATACATCACTGGGAAAAACCAGAGCGGATGGCGTGTATGAAATACTGAAGTCATCCCTTGGAAAAGAATCTTTTAATGAAGTTATTCGCTCCGGCGTCTTCAATGGGTTCGCCGAACTCAAAAATGATGAGGCGATCGGCGAATTAGTATCCTTCACTCAGCGAGGTAAATCTCCACTCGCCCGCGCAGCCGCTGCAGTTACTCTGGGAAAAATGGGCGAGGACGACGACACGGCAAAGCGGCGCCTGTTGGACCTGTTGACACCCGAAGAGCACTTCAGGGTGAAAATGAGTGTCCTGGCTGGATTACAGCATTTAAGTGATCTTGGAACCGTAACCAAACTGAAGGATTACGCCGAACAGGAGGGTAACGGGATGCTGAAGCGGACGGCATTGTTAGCCGCCCGGACCATTCAAAAGGGCCAACAACAGAGCAAAGCCGTTAAGGAGCTTCAGGATGAGGTGGAGAAATTGCGGACGGAACGGATGTCACTGGTTGATCGGCTGGAAAAAATTGAATCACAATTAAACAATGAAAAGGAGAAATAG
- a CDS encoding Rdx family protein gives MRISIEYCNEUNYLPKAAGLAENILQTFGTRIQELTLLPSGGGVFEIELNGSLEYSKKQTGSFPGEDAIIDMIRQRL, from the coding sequence ATGCGCATCAGCATCGAATATTGTAACGAGTGAAACTATCTCCCAAAAGCCGCCGGTCTGGCGGAAAACATATTACAAACCTTCGGCACCCGGATTCAGGAACTGACCTTGCTGCCTTCCGGGGGAGGCGTCTTCGAAATCGAATTGAACGGAAGCCTGGAATATTCCAAGAAACAGACCGGATCGTTCCCAGGAGAAGATGCAATCATTGATATGATCCGCCAGCGGTTGTAA
- a CDS encoding CPBP family intramembrane metalloprotease — protein MDQQQLEQFQRKDVRILFVAVAIALVSIVVTWVYFDDAFPEASIRFEVDKEASETIGQQFLETLGFTISPYKHASIFDYDNQAKIYLERTQGLEETNDLLSGSIRIWRWNHRWYQSKEKEEFQVAVSPRGAIIRYDHVLPEDAGDAHLSEREARALAEETMTSTLSRSLTNLTFLEHASEKLPNRTDHTFTWRRTDLISGDSNADYRYEVTIKGDEFGGYREYLKVPEAWSREYQQLRSANNTTGQVASFFLLLTVLVMLVVLIQKSRLGDIKWKTGLKFGVVAFVLMLASQLNSLPITLYNYSTTDAYGDFLTQEILLSLLQALLAGGGIFFLTAAAEPLYRERYGDKLSVSKAFTLRGIKTKKFFIAIVVGLVLTCFFMAYQTVFYLISANLGAWSPADIPYSELLNTAIPWIFVLLMGFFPAVSEEFISRMFSIPFLEKYLKVRWLAVLIPALIWGFGHAAYPNQPFYIRGLEVGVAGVIIGYVMLRFGIVAALIWHYTVDALYTAFLLFRSGDPYFIASGAISTGIFLIPLVIAGIFYLRNGGFLPSQSLTNQDEGSAPPRPPSEPKQFEIRYNKLSYRKIGIGIVAGLILFSGIFLSSKSPTDFVNVKISKQEIIEDGHQWLKSRTDSAEAFRRAVTMSSGNRAQVLKYLLENTTVDSAQMVLEDLLYPEYWRIRYFHPLEKEEYRLHYHPDTGELLAFQHIVSESTPGDSLTELEARDRAFAWLVSNDVDTSMYTIRSVEQNARPNRLDYEITFEGRDSFWANIGQGKALLRMSVTGGEVGKFIRDYKLPEEWLRTRTAQTLGRTFHNIGRIVVLILFGISGIVLLIVKLRNTDSFQWRPTIVIGIIVALLVVLTQLNRWSVLVSEYTTTIPWSQFQIGLVISLILAGIVYGGIILLGTALARLYYPGSLLAWKAPERYVFARDSLFTVLIALLGFVGLTEIQSWIKLQFPALALFSTDTIPTFLSSTIPAFGAIGSAFTQGLLYAVGLGLFTIIWNKYFNHGLLRFLLVVLVFLALVPPRMLTWSEWGLQALLTLLPLLWSGAIWWYYMRDNYLSYLMIPLYLLGLRFGYELYMQNGSAYIIHGIVVFAIFSILWFWTLADALRHRDENG, from the coding sequence ATGGATCAACAACAGTTAGAACAGTTCCAGCGTAAAGATGTCCGCATACTATTTGTGGCTGTCGCCATAGCTCTGGTTTCCATTGTGGTCACCTGGGTCTATTTCGACGACGCATTTCCTGAGGCAAGTATCCGATTTGAGGTCGATAAAGAGGCGTCGGAGACTATCGGGCAGCAATTTCTCGAAACGCTGGGCTTTACAATATCTCCCTATAAACATGCTTCGATTTTCGATTACGATAACCAGGCCAAAATCTATTTGGAGCGTACCCAGGGACTGGAAGAGACCAACGACTTGCTTTCCGGGTCTATACGAATCTGGCGGTGGAATCATCGCTGGTATCAGTCCAAAGAAAAGGAAGAATTTCAGGTTGCCGTCAGCCCGCGGGGTGCGATTATACGGTACGACCATGTGTTACCGGAAGATGCCGGAGACGCGCATCTGAGTGAGCGGGAGGCCCGTGCACTGGCTGAAGAGACGATGACCTCAACGCTGAGCAGATCGCTGACGAATTTGACCTTTTTGGAGCACGCCTCCGAAAAACTGCCGAACCGAACGGATCATACCTTTACCTGGCGACGTACCGATCTCATTTCTGGTGACTCAAATGCCGATTACCGATACGAAGTCACCATCAAGGGAGATGAATTCGGGGGATACCGGGAGTACCTGAAAGTCCCGGAGGCATGGTCGAGAGAATACCAGCAGCTTCGATCGGCAAATAACACCACCGGACAGGTGGCGTCGTTCTTTTTATTATTGACCGTCCTCGTAATGCTCGTGGTCTTAATCCAGAAGTCCCGCCTTGGCGACATCAAATGGAAAACCGGCCTGAAATTCGGCGTGGTGGCGTTTGTGCTCATGCTGGCCAGCCAGCTGAATTCCCTGCCGATCACGCTATACAATTATTCCACAACCGATGCATACGGTGATTTTCTCACACAGGAGATCCTGCTCAGTCTGTTACAGGCACTTTTGGCTGGCGGTGGGATATTCTTCCTGACTGCGGCGGCCGAACCACTCTACCGGGAGCGCTACGGTGATAAACTCTCTGTAAGCAAGGCCTTCACCCTTCGCGGTATCAAAACGAAAAAATTCTTCATCGCTATCGTCGTCGGACTGGTGCTGACCTGTTTCTTTATGGCGTACCAGACGGTATTCTACCTCATATCTGCAAATCTCGGCGCCTGGTCACCGGCAGATATTCCGTATTCGGAGCTGTTGAACACGGCAATCCCCTGGATCTTTGTCCTGCTGATGGGATTTTTTCCCGCTGTATCAGAAGAATTTATCTCCCGGATGTTTTCCATCCCATTTCTGGAAAAATATTTAAAGGTCCGCTGGCTGGCGGTGCTTATTCCGGCGCTCATCTGGGGGTTCGGACACGCCGCTTACCCGAATCAGCCATTTTATATCCGCGGGCTGGAGGTCGGTGTGGCCGGCGTCATTATCGGATATGTAATGCTCCGATTCGGTATTGTCGCTGCGCTCATCTGGCACTATACCGTCGATGCCCTTTATACGGCATTCCTCCTGTTCAGAAGCGGCGATCCGTACTTTATCGCCTCTGGCGCCATCTCCACCGGGATCTTCCTGATTCCGTTGGTCATAGCAGGAATTTTTTATCTTCGTAACGGCGGATTCCTGCCGTCACAATCGCTGACAAACCAGGACGAAGGATCGGCCCCACCCAGACCACCCAGTGAGCCAAAACAATTCGAAATACGGTATAACAAACTCTCGTATCGCAAAATCGGCATCGGAATTGTCGCCGGGTTAATTCTGTTTTCCGGTATTTTTCTGTCCAGCAAGAGCCCCACCGATTTCGTGAACGTAAAAATCAGCAAACAGGAAATTATCGAGGACGGACACCAGTGGCTCAAGTCCCGTACCGATTCGGCTGAGGCCTTCCGGCGAGCCGTAACCATGTCCTCAGGAAATCGCGCCCAGGTGTTGAAGTATCTTCTGGAGAATACCACCGTCGATTCTGCACAGATGGTGCTGGAGGATCTCCTCTATCCCGAGTACTGGCGGATTCGTTATTTCCACCCGCTGGAAAAGGAAGAGTACCGGCTGCATTACCACCCGGATACCGGCGAGTTGCTGGCGTTTCAGCACATTGTCTCAGAATCGACACCGGGCGATTCGCTTACGGAACTGGAGGCGCGGGATCGGGCATTTGCCTGGCTTGTTTCCAATGATGTGGATACGAGTATGTACACGATCCGTAGCGTGGAGCAAAACGCCCGGCCAAATCGGCTGGACTACGAAATAACCTTCGAGGGGCGCGATTCGTTTTGGGCCAATATCGGGCAGGGAAAAGCACTCTTACGGATGTCCGTCACCGGCGGTGAAGTCGGTAAATTTATCCGGGATTATAAACTGCCGGAAGAGTGGCTCCGAACCCGGACAGCGCAAACACTGGGGCGGACGTTCCATAACATCGGCCGGATCGTGGTGCTGATACTTTTTGGCATCAGCGGCATTGTACTGCTCATTGTCAAACTCAGAAATACGGACTCTTTTCAGTGGCGGCCAACAATTGTTATCGGAATTATCGTCGCTCTCCTGGTGGTGCTGACTCAGCTGAACCGCTGGAGCGTACTGGTGAGTGAATATACCACGACTATACCGTGGTCTCAGTTTCAGATCGGACTGGTTATTTCGCTGATTCTGGCAGGGATCGTGTACGGGGGGATAATTCTGCTTGGTACGGCCCTGGCCCGTTTGTACTACCCCGGGAGCCTCCTGGCGTGGAAGGCGCCGGAACGGTATGTGTTTGCCAGAGATTCCCTGTTCACGGTGCTGATCGCGCTTTTGGGATTTGTTGGGTTGACCGAAATTCAATCCTGGATAAAACTCCAGTTTCCGGCACTGGCACTTTTTTCGACGGACACTATTCCGACGTTTCTGAGCTCAACGATACCGGCATTCGGTGCCATTGGCAGCGCATTCACCCAGGGGTTATTGTATGCAGTAGGACTTGGACTATTCACCATCATCTGGAATAAATATTTTAACCACGGATTGCTACGTTTCCTGTTGGTGGTGTTGGTTTTCCTCGCACTGGTGCCACCCCGGATGTTGACGTGGAGCGAATGGGGGCTACAAGCACTGTTAACGCTGCTCCCACTTCTGTGGAGTGGCGCAATCTGGTGGTATTATATGCGCGATAATTACCTCTCCTATCTCATGATTCCCCTCTATTTGCTGGGACTAAGATTCGGATATGAACTCTACATGCAGAATGGTTCGGCCTATATCATTCATGGAATAGTGGTGTTTGCGATATTTTCGATACTGTGGTTCTGGACACTTGCTGACGCCCTCAGGCACCGGGATGAAAACGGGTAG
- a CDS encoding proline dehydrogenase family protein, protein MNWLNKLIVGMMPLAPNFLIGQVAKRYMAGETLEDGIQQVYDLNNRGFLGTMDVLGESITNKAETEKPLRLYKELIRELGQHPEIRTGISVKLTQLGLSIDPEFCWENFHQIMELGRESDLFIRIDMEDSSVTEDTLQIVERAHAEYKKIGAVIQAYLHRSAEDMHRLLEQDINVRLCKGIYKEPPSIAFQGKEEVRQNFIKLGKIYLDNGGYIGLATHDEFLIDHFRTYIDNKDISEDKYEYQALLGVPVEHILEPLVDEGKTVRIYVPFGEDWYAYSSRRLKENPDIAGYVVKDFFK, encoded by the coding sequence GTGAATTGGTTGAATAAACTGATTGTTGGTATGATGCCCCTGGCGCCGAATTTCCTGATAGGCCAGGTGGCAAAACGCTATATGGCCGGAGAGACGCTGGAGGATGGAATCCAGCAGGTCTATGATCTGAATAATCGCGGTTTTCTCGGAACAATGGATGTACTCGGTGAGAGCATCACGAATAAAGCGGAGACCGAAAAACCGTTGCGACTATACAAGGAGTTAATCCGGGAGTTGGGGCAGCACCCGGAGATCCGCACCGGGATTTCGGTGAAACTGACCCAGCTGGGATTGAGTATCGATCCGGAGTTCTGCTGGGAAAATTTTCATCAGATTATGGAGCTGGGCCGGGAGAGCGATCTCTTCATCCGAATAGATATGGAAGATTCCAGCGTCACCGAGGATACGCTACAAATCGTGGAACGGGCGCATGCGGAATACAAAAAAATCGGAGCCGTCATTCAGGCCTATCTTCACCGCTCAGCGGAAGACATGCATCGGCTGCTGGAGCAGGATATCAACGTCCGGCTCTGCAAGGGGATTTATAAGGAACCCCCGTCAATCGCATTCCAGGGAAAAGAAGAGGTTCGACAAAACTTCATTAAACTCGGGAAGATCTATCTGGACAATGGTGGATATATCGGGCTTGCCACCCATGATGAGTTTTTGATCGATCATTTCCGGACCTATATCGATAATAAAGATATTTCTGAGGATAAATACGAATACCAGGCATTGTTAGGAGTGCCGGTCGAGCATATCCTCGAGCCGCTGGTGGATGAAGGGAAAACCGTTCGGATTTACGTACCGTTCGGCGAGGATTGGTACGCATACAGTTCCCGCCGCCTAAAGGAAAATCCCGACATTGCCGGATACGTGGTGAAGGACTTTTTTAAGTGA